The DNA region tcattacattcatatggtttctctccagaatgaattTTCTGATGACTCCTAAGTCCTATCTTTTTATGGAagactttcccacattcattacattcaaaaagtttctctccagtatgaatcctcaGATGATATACAAGGCCTGACTTTTGACTAAAGttctttccacattcattgcatttataAGTGTTCTTTCCAGTATGAATGTTCTGATGTCCGTTCAGTCCTGCCTTctgactgaaggctttcccacattcattgcattcataaggtttcttgaCCTTATGAGTATTCTGATTGTCAGTAAATGTTCTCTTCAGCTTGAAGACCTTTTCACATTCATTACTTTCAAGAGcattttctccagtatgaattctattATGGATAGTAATGTCAGCTTTCTGTGGGTAGGCTTTTTTATACTCATTACATGCATAAGGTTTTTCtctagtatgaattctctgatgttgtaAAAGTCCTGTTTTCTGACTAAAAGCTTTTCTACATTTATTACTTTCATAATATTTTTCTACAATATGAATTCTCTGATTCTCAGAAACGTCTATGCTACTGGACAATGTCTGATCACATTCATTCCCTAAATGTGTTCTCTCTCCAATACGTTGACTGTAATTTTCATTAAGGTCTGAATCATAACTAAGCAATTTCTCACGTACAGTACACatagaaaacattttctttaaggAAATTCTCTTCCGTTTATTCAGGTATGAATACAATCTGACTCTCCTTTGCTCTGTATCACACTGATGAAGAAGATTCCTTCCCAGAGACATCTTATGTTCTGGGAAAAGAACTGTTCCTTGGCAGAAGCCTCCATTATATTTTTTGTATGCATGTTCTCTAACTTGATTGGAAGTCTTCATTTCAAAAATCTGCATATGTCCAAAAAGTTTCTCTTCATTGCTTTGCTGTTTTTCTAACAAAGCACAACATTCCCTGGCTTTGCCCAATTTGGAGACATGGAGACTACCCATGTGAATTCTTTCTTGTAATGGTTCTTCCATGGAGAGGCCAATCTTTGGAGTGGATTCCCTGGTTTCAGGCCTAGGGTCCCAAtctgaaagaaatttttaaaaatgtaaacatccCCTATTGTCCACGCATTATACTTAGCACAAGTTCCCTCTCCTCCATCAAAAACATTGTTCTCTCTACTTTTCCAGACCAATTACACACTGCTCCCCTTCAAAGACACTATGGTCTAGATAAACTGGCCTCCAAAGACTATCCCCCATATCTCGATTGtagtccttcctcacctctgcctcttcaaaattCTGACTTCAAAGTCCCTTCTCCAAACAACCAGCTGTTGTGTTGCTGGTAGTGACTCACCTGCTTTTCACTTACTCACTCACCTGTACAGGTGATTCTTGAGCCATCTCCCTCTGACAGCCAAACCACTTTCCTTTGCTGCAACTGCTCAATCACATCTGGTTTGGAAACTGTGAGTCCTGCACATTGGAAATGCCAAGATGCTGGTTCAGAAAGCCGGCTCAGAATTTTTCCCTctcacatggaaaaaatggaaaagctagGAAGGCCTAAAGAGAGGGACAAAGGACTTCTGAAGGATGCCCTGTTCTGGGCTCCTAGGACATACAGGAGAATGCATTAAGGAGTGAACCTAGCCCCAGAAAGGACCCACCAAGACCAAGGGAACCTTCCATGCCTCCAGTCTCTACACTGGAACTTTAGGGAAGAATCTCAGACttgagaggaaaaggaacaaTAGAGAAAGAACCTTAGGGACCATACAACAAACCTGCCAATTTTTTTCACCTGGATACAGGCATAAGTACCCTGTGACATGGCCACAAAAGGATGAGCAACCTATAGTTTCTCCATGAGAAACCTTTACTAGCCAACACTGGAAAGATACcacagtatttatttatttattaggaaAAGAAGCAAAACTTCTTCAGTCAGAAGTCTGAGTCACTTGGGGAAGTCATCTTTACCCAGCCAGACCAGGTTCTggtagttctccagcatcacgtCCCTGTACAGCTCCTTCTGAGAGGGGTGCAGGTGTCCCCACTCCTCTGGtgtgaagtccacagccacatcctcgAAGGTCACTGATTCCTAAAATaccaaatatatttctgtatctcCAGGTCACCTTCCCAATATGGACCCAAGAAGTCAAAGATGGTTTTCATAGAATCCAATAAGGAAGAAGGTGCCtccagaggccacctagtccaacccacatGTGAACAAGGACTGTAGCCACCACTTCCTCAGCAGGTGGAGACAGCAGCCTAAGAGGGAATGCTTGAGCTTAGGTTCTGAGCTGTTACATGAGGACTAAAGTCAATCAGGTGGCTCTTCCAACTTGAAGACTGATACAGTGACTCCCTAAATCAGAAGTTTACATTGCTCTTATTAACTCAACACAACTGACCTTTATTTGGTGACTCTCTAGTTCAAGGCaaaggacacaaaaacaaaatgaccaaTGGGCTTTTCCTTCAAGGGCCTAAGTTTTCTGTGGGATAAAAAGAAGTACAATGTATACATAGATGAGTAAATTTAAGTTGGTTTGAGGAGAGCATGCACTGTTAGTCAAAAGGAAGAGGAATGCCTTGGCAGAGGAGGTAGTAGATaacctgagccttgaaggataccAGAGGATATAAGGGATAAAAGGGCGTTCCCCAAACCCTGCACTACACACTAAGGATATACAGACAAGTGAaatggccctgccctcaaggagctgacactttaatagggggagacaacacaagGGGAGGGGTGGCGGGGCAAGGGAGGTTTGGGGGGTTATTCAGGCATGATGACAAGTAGGATGCTAGCATACCCCCTAGAGCCCTGTAGATGACTTGCTGCATTGTGAAATATGGTTTACAGCTGGTTCCCAGGAGTATGCACTCCTCATTCATTCATAGCTGACATATAGGGGGCCTaggtccagtggatagaacactagccctgtctgctcaaatttggcctcagatacttactagttatgtgaccttgggcaagtcactttaacttgcctcagtttctttgtctataaaatgactcagagaaggaaatggcaaaccagtccagtatctttgccaagaaaaccccaaatggggtcacggagggtcagatgtgactgaaacagcTGCACAACAACATAGTTGACATGAGTGAATTAACTGggagttgggggagaggaggtggagggaggaggtaatGGTTTCTGGAGGTCAGGTCCATATTATGAGGACAAAGATGTTATTTCTGGAAATCAATAAACTCTCACATACCTGGTGATCCTTGCTGGGCAGGAGTATAGGGACCATTCTCCCTTCTCAATGCTCCCACTGCTGGAGAAAGCACAGAGTCCTCAGGAAcagacctggagaagaaaagagggagaagcagGGCTGGCCCTCCCTTGTAGCCTCCAAAGCGCATCCATGAGATGTCCCGACACCACCTTGCTGCGTTGGGATCTCAGAGGGAGCTCTGGGCCATTCCTTATGATCATGCCAAATCAGTTGAAAAGATTTAAAATTTGCTACGGGCAAGGCTCTGTTCTAGGCATGAGCCAATGGGGACAGAAAGAACAAAattttttctgggtctcaggACCCTCATCACATCTCACCTTCATTTACCTTCACAATTGCTTAATGGTTTTTTCTTCACAAAGAGTAGGTCTGACCACGTTACCTCCCTGTGCAGTAAATTCCAATGGTtccttcattgttgttcagttgtttcagttgtgcctgactcttcctggctccatgtggggttttcttggcagagacactggagtggtttgccatttccttctctagctcattttacagacaaggaaactgaggcaaagacttAAGTGGACTTTGTATTTTCCAAACTGCAAATGCTCACAAAGAAGATTTAAAATCTCCCTGGTTGCAGCTGGCACCAGTACGTGCCTGATGTGCCacatacaaaaacaagaaagagaactgtGTCCTGTTGGtgttgggggagggcaggggaagcAATATCAGGAAGAGCCTCCAAGAGGAGCTGGTTATGAGAAAGGccttgaaggaaaataagaattctGAGAGCCCAAGATGATGAGAGTATATCAGGCAGAGGCTGTGGATAACAGGGATGGGGGTAGCCCAAAGAAACACATGCAAGAAAGAGATGAAATGCCTCCCTTAGGAGAGAGCTAGTCCTTTAGGTCTGTATATAGTCTAAAGCTCTTTCTGGGAACAGTATGTTGATGAAAGAACATCAAAACAGCATTCCTGGGTTGGTACATGGCGTGGGGTCCAATGGATATGATGGGAATTAAGTCTGGATAGACTGAGGGGAGCCAGAGAGAACGGGCCTCGAACACCAGGCTGAGGAACTTGTACTTTGTCCCAGGGAGCTGCTAAACATCTGGGAGTACAATTATAGATTCATTCCCAAGCCCTGGGAAGGATATTTTACAAGTTCTCCAAAGATTGTCTGCATGGGAAGCCAGAAGCAGGTAGATCAGTTAGGAAGCAAGTATGGCTGTAGGAATGACACATGACAAAGGCCTCAGCCAGAGTCCTGGCTGTGCGGATAAAGTAAAAGAGATGGAGggtggaagaaatggaagacaggcACTTCTCTACCTCCACCTGCCCCCCTCACAGGTCACTGCCTCTGTCATTCTGCCTTCCACTCACCCACATCTTACACATCTGATCACCTGCCAAGTCTTCTCGATCCTAATTCCACTACCTCGTCCACCCTTTTTTTGTCTGCCCTCAGAGCCAGTACCCAGTTTGATACCCTCATCACACCTCACCTTCACTTACCCTCACAACAGCTTAATGGCTTTTTCTTCACAAAGAGTAGGTCTGACCACGTTACCTCCCTGTGCAGTAAACTCTAATGGTTCCttcattgctgttcagttgtttcaattgtgcctgactcttcctggccccatgtggggttttcttggcagagatcctggagtggtttgccatttccttctccagctcattttacagatgaggaaactgaggcaaagagttaaatgacttgtccagagtcacacaggtagtaagtgtctgaggccagatttaactcatgaagatgagtcttgctgattctaagcccagcaatccattcactgtgccacctgtatGCCCAAGTAGTTCCTTACTGCCTTTAATATCAAATACAATAAATATCCTTAAAACATGACCCACCCCACCTTTCAGGTTCTTATACCTTACTTATATACACCCTGCCTTCCAGTGATTCTGGCCTCCTTGTGCCTCGCACCCCGTGGTCCATCTGACCACCAATCCCGAGTATTTTAAGTGGCATGCCTGGAATAGCTTCCTTCCTCATCCCTGTCTCCTGGCTTTCATGGCTTTTTTCCAGTGCAGCTAAAATCCCGCCTTTGACAAGGCTTGTtcaatcctccttaatgctaCTGCCTTCCACCAGATGATCATATAGAATTTGTCCTGTACATCTACTTTGGATCAATCAAATAACATGCATTAAAAacctacaatgtgctaggcactgtacttgGCTGTTTACATGTTATTCCCTCATGTGaacggaagctccttgagagcagaaactgagaTGCTTTGGtcctctctttgtctcccccgcacttaatacagtgcctggtacacaggaggcgtttaataaatgcttgttgacttaacttgcTGCAAGTGTCTCCTCTCTCTGACCTGCCTTCTCCATGGCTAATTCTAAGGCTCCTGTTGTTCCCTATATCCTCTAAGATTAGGTAAATTCCTCTGTcagtcatttaaagcccttggcCACCTTTCCAGGCCTATTATTACTCAGCCTCTGGGCCAGCTGAATCCACCTGCTTGCTTTCCTCCCCTGTGATAATCTACCTGCCATCTTCCTGCCCCATGGGATGTGCTCACCAGGTTAGTTTCGATCCTAAAGGGAGAAGAGtgtggatgggggaagggaggatttCTGTTTGGAAgtgagagaaggaaggcaggTGGGAACGACAGCAGAATCTAAGAGTTGGGGTGGGCCTCGGACACAGTATGGGAAACACAgtttgaaagggaagaaaggcaggaaagagCAGACAGCTGAACCCGGGTATCCCCCGGCTCAAAGGAGGGAGCAGGTCCATGAAATGCAAAACGGGAGGGATAAAAGGGGGAAGACTCAAGGACAGAAAGACAAgacaaaggaggaagagggagcccAGAGGAAGCCGGGGAAAGACAGGGATGGTGGAAATGAACAGGAAAATcacaggagaggagggaggagacaagGCTAGAGAAGGACTAGGAAAATGTGTAGAAAGAGGCCAGAAGAGGGACTGGGAGGCAGGAAGTGAGGGGAGGAAAGCTAGGAACAAGAGCacgggagagaggagagagagactgggagatgaaggaaagggaagaggaaaaggggaacgaggaggaagaagaggaggaggggcagaAATCAGAAGGGAGGAGGACTCCCGAACGATGACAACATAGAGCTCAATACAAGAAAGTGAAATAGAACCAAGCGCGGAGGAGAACCTAAAGTAAGACCAAGAAGGTCCCAAAAGGAAATGCACTAGCGGAGAAAGGAGGCGGGGCTAGCTAGGCGAGGGCACGGCAACTGCGCGTGCGTAAGGACACGATAAGCCGCGCCTGTAAGCCGTGAGTGGGCGTGGTAAACGAGACCATACGTGCGTATGTGCGTGCGTGTCCGAGGGCGGGGcctaggagggaagcagggacaGAAGGACTGCGCAGATGCAAACCCACTACTAGGAGTCGGAGCTGCTTACCTTCTCTCCAGGGGCACCTCAGGAAGGAAGAACGCAGAGAAGCATGGCGCCTCTGGCTTCTCCCCGATTCTCGCTGCCCACTCACTCTACCTCTGTGTCCACCTGGTTGCCTGAGGGAGGAGGGGTTCCACAGCCCTAGGTCCCCTGCCCGAGGCTACAGCGAACTACGGAAGCCTGGAGAGAGCCGGAAAAGCTTGACTTCTGGCAGGAACCGAAGTCATGTGGGGCAAAGGTCCTGCCTTCCACTGGAGCAGCAGGgaattctgggaaatgtagttcaGAAGAAGAGGGTTGTGCCCGAAGAAAGCCTTTAGAGGCCAGATGTTTAGAAGACAAACGTTCTGTAGCTTAGCAAGTCCTCTGCAGTGACGTTTCTATGCCCTGTGTTCATCTATTAGATTGATAGATAATCCCTTTCAGGGAACTGAGGGCCTAGTGACATGCCACTATGTGGTTCCTTAGTAGGCGACATCTTTACAAGTTGTGAAATTATAGAACAaatttgatgtgtgtgtgtgtgtgtgtgacatagcCTCGTCTCCAGCAACCAAAGTGACCAAGGCAATTTGCAAAGATTGTCAgtgatgtttaattaaattgaaccaATAAAAGATTTCTTTGAGCAGAGGAGGTAATTAAGGCTGGTAACTACAACCTGGCCAAGGAAGAAATATGGCACAGACAGATCATCTATATTTACAGTTGTAGACACGGAAACAAACAATCATGAGAGATAGGGGGCCCCATATTTCTTTGTTCAAACGCTAATTTTAACTCTTGTTTAGGCCAtggaatgactacaaattcacagtaggccttctgaaaatcacatgagatttttcaaaacatttctagaagtatttccccttctttaagagcagtttaaaattttatcctgatgttaagaggAATAATCAATAaacttcttgcctttttttttttacaacatggctaatgtggaaatatgtttatgaCTTTgcgtgtataattgatatcatatttcttgccttttcaatgaatgcagggagtggagggagggatttgaaactgagaaaaaattaaaaataagaaacaaaaaaaaatagggaatttTGGAAGGGATGAAGGTTTGGGGGCAAAGctgataagttcagttttggacatgttgagtttcagatctCCATGGGGCATCTGgcttgagatgtctaaaaggcagttggagatgtgagattggaggtcaacaTGGAGGTGGCCATTAAATCAGTggcagctgatgagattaccaggTGAAGTAGCACAGAGGGTTTAGGAAGAGTCACATAGGCTTAGAGGAGGATccagtgagagagacagaaggagcagtcagagaaggaggaggagagcctGGAGAGAGGGATGTCCTGAAGACCTAGAGAAGAGAGGACCAAGAAGAAGAGGGCTCCTGTGCTTTTGTTGTGTGCCTTAGAACCAAGCTCAAactttggcacacagtaggtactgtggaaaatattatactatttgatatcatttctaatttcaaccagacccagagcctgaattaatgagtcctggatgaagatccaggacctgggcttctttgttctctctaaaagtttgctcaggaaatgcccttacctctgtcaacaaggccagattagactgacctagggacattcttacccctgatggtcattaaaggatgagaccctaacccccagagagattaccttgcttaatattctatggatatatactatgttatggaatgtaatgagacacagagacgctgggctgtagtttcaactgactttcgtcaacattctttacaaccctattcatTAAgggaaatcctcttcttgtatcatggttaaacatacatgggggtcataaaaaatgaggtaatacaggcttgctaggtctgctaaaataacggaTATAAGTTTcttcattgctttgttcagacagtcagagcttatgctctgactccttgtatgtacaagtaagctagcttagctatgctttaagggaaaataataaacaacatggatttttctatcacctagctctgttgtttccttcaaccaaattttcaggtttaacagttatggtgccgtgactttcagatggaaatgatggaaatgggacaatgcagcccaaccttgccaatgcttttgggtgccataggattaatttttcctggaattttggccttgacaaggtgggggtaagttgtctctcttcccagcttccaaaaagaactcccacaaaattggttgaagtctgacaattccctttaagctagctctgggggcagggatcagatCTGCAGGCAAACgtacatagatcccctggaaacactgattgatctagaaaattaactatggattAGTCaagaactagaattagaagtccaaccgtttctccattccctccaccttattcctcaccccctccctcccttccttcccttggaggcctgGATTCAGGGGAGAAAAACTGTACTTTGCTATGCTTTTTCCCTcaccctctgcctcccaggaaaggcTCTGATCCGGAGgaaggtaactctgttctgcttcctccacctcccctttcccccttcctgaggaataggatatggagagtcagaaaaatcaggaacaccaaggcttccccaaagaccataggggtacTAATAGCCAACTCATGAAAGcatctaattctctgttgtttaaactctgagctcagtctgtatttgttctgtatttgttttgttaattgtctgctAATTGTCTGTGTGACAGCATGTGCTCTATGTCTATACCgcgtaaaatctgaaacgcaggtagccagagaattctaaggctgcagttagggaaacagagacttttttttctttttcaatgtctgGTCTGGGCAACcagacttgaagaaaaaaatagagctgaaactttttagcagattctgggattgattattcattagaagtttggaaattggttagttggattttgggagagaactcctgagactgtaaaatccctccaggagcacactcttgctgaaacacctcctcccaatgctgatcacttaggtgaagtttacttgagttacaatctttgagatctttcaccattgttgtcttgtctctgaccgagccagagcTGTAGTAAGAGTTAGAGCAGCTATAACAAACctctctcatcccagatcagattaggagaagagaatgcaggagagctgtagggaaaacttaaatcatccTTCCCCActtggcaaaaggaggagaaggacagaaattcacagactgacagtattctgacagtcctgtgcccctgggtacctttgtagcccatcctttttggcaaagcttggaaatgtcatgcaagtcctatgcattctgcctaGCTCCATCActagcagctgcaaactgccctaggctcagtaacttctgcagttgtgggggaagggcgaggtagatggatttggactttctgcttcccagaattgtcaccactgggataccagcttctgctctaggtaacttcacacttcttcattccaattgcaaaactgtattttatctctgtttgacctgtttcctgatttgtaaagagaaaataataatgatggttgttatggaATCAAAAtggtaatgattgtaaaatgcttaacataaagtctggtatatgttagatacaacattattattatctctctctgatttaatgtaattgttaacttttgaagtggtttttaaataccaaaagctgaataatttctacatGTGgcaatctggaaatgcaatagatgtcatctgaaaattattgtttctatatttctaaacttgcattgtgctcccaaaaattctcttagattgtggaatttgagaagaccattgtgtggtaagaaatgatattatagcaattttaagctgattttgatatatgtgaattgggtttttaaagggatgtgataaaatttggaactgttatatgtggttataacaagtaaataattaacaaTACTGATATTTAACGATGATAACAGACTTTCTATGTGAAAAAggtttctattatgagaatatatctggtgatttaaagttacaGTTTCAAataatgagatgaaagattctctgtgcaaggagatttagaaatatgttcacctaactgataaatgggttgtttcaagttttaaaatgcataattatgtttagggcattgttacatttctaaattgtataatttgacaaacagatgtatcagcaatattgaaaaatgtggtaatcttttacaatgctaagagtattgggccctagaaattaaaatgttaccactagtgattaaaataattcctcttataatctggatgttgttagattaagaattgtagttaattaagaaattgaggttattaactgaaacaagaacttttgaaaccatctagtcatgaattcttatcaatcttgtgtagaggaattcttgtggaaaaagctttttaaagtcctggtaaaccttattattgtgataaggtaaatttaattgggtatgtaatttatagaaactaagtgttctcccattataacactttttgactaaggaactttgtaatatctaggaattctgggcaatatttgagaatgaggacatttggcatcaacttagttaatgaattccagaatttaagggttaatttgctttaaggaaaaagaagatgtctatcattttaaaaccttctaaataactgtcttcaggaaagtttagtgaGCATTCCTTTTAACaacaggataaattttaaactgtttttaaggaagggaaataattctagaaatgtttggaaaatgtgtttgtgattttaagcaaaagttagagcttatcaatgtgtataagatttGATTCCTGAGGTGTCCCTTTCCTCAACCTGTGAagttggtcattaacctctttgctttgtttaagctggaattGATTCCAGtatagacagttatgtcagtaaaaagtattaaCTTATAAGTTgtcttgtcttatggttgaaatgtaaaggaagactgaataatgggtttgaaagatttggaaaggtaaataaaggtttgattggaaatacaaaaggcagatTAGAAGGTTTAGGGACAAAtaggagttagctaagcctctcctgtcccaaaggaatactagtttcaaatggtttaagtaagttgagagtgtgagaaagtattttagaagacagaaaagagatgtagcttgatttgataattattagctcaatgaaatttgggacagtcctatctgaaggatatttatttactatttaagattttatgggactacaatttaatattgttttaagctctgattacagggataggtcacatgaggccagtagtggaatggcaggcattacagactgagaatttttaaaggtggatgtctatgcctgggaaaaagttttgaagacgaccttggacatggcctaggtaggatcttccagactctatttcccaattctgctatttcctttctgaaaaggaaagtccccacctggttactcctaagccctgctttcagcacctggtgactataagattggctatcagatatgactcatgcctggaatcaaacagagctaaggaagttctttccttctgttaagatatatgacattgtccctcttttgtttcatagcaaatttatattgcCAGGAAGTtctgtaagcacaatgctaaatctattaggtaatagatgaagactggaatatctctgagttattataataggatgcaggaatgaatagcttacaattttaacctatgttcatggccaaataaagattagaaggatatagagataacatcctccaaaaggaggaaatgattagacaaagtaataaggcaaagatgtaatgtgataaatgtctaattaaataggatagcaaattttgagaaaaagcaataggatcagattgattcctctaagaattatatacagatgtgtatgattggctccaaaatttataaatcatggaaattcaa from Trichosurus vulpecula isolate mTriVul1 chromosome 1, mTriVul1.pri, whole genome shotgun sequence includes:
- the LOC118834797 gene encoding zinc finger protein 260-like isoform X2, whose translation is MLENYQNLVWLGLTVSKPDVIEQLQQRKVVWLSEGDGSRITCTDWDPRPETRESTPKIGLSMEEPLQERIHMGSLHVSKLGKARECCALLEKQQSNEEKLFGHMQIFEMKTSNQVREHAYKKYNGGFCQGTVLFPEHKMSLGRNLLHQCDTEQRRVRLYSYLNKRKRISLKKMFSMCTVREKLLSYDSDLNENYSQRIGERTHLGNECDQTLSSSIDVSENQRIHIVEKYYESNKCRKAFSQKTGLLQHQRIHTREKPYACNEYKKAYPQKADITIHNRIHTGENALESNECEKVFKLKRTFTDNQNTHKVKKPYECNECGKAFSQKAGLNGHQNIHTGKNTYKCNECGKNFSQKSGLVYHLRIHTGEKLFECNECGKVFHKKIGLRSHQKIHSGEKPYECNECGKAFSHKAGLTCHEKIHTGEKPYECDTCGKAFSRKSVLTDHQKSHTGEKPYQCNECGKAFTRRTILTQHQKIHTGEKPYKCNECGKAFSQKIGLTCHQNIHTGEKPYECNNCGKAFSQKTGLTRHQKIHTGEKPYKCNECGKAFNQKRTLTEHQNIHTGEKPYECNECGKAFNQKNTLTEHQNIHTGEKPYECNECGKAFNQKKRLTKHQYIHTGEKPYECKECGKAFSQKRTLIEHQNIHTGEKPYECNECGKAFAQKTGLSKHQKCHSGEKPYECNQCGKAFTRRTRLTRHQKIHTGEKPYECNECGKAFRERTSLSQHQKIHTGEKPYQCNQCGKAFSRKTTLTDHQKTHRKKISSECRKAFSWKMTLEHQKFNIGEKLLEYNEGLLAEKTYY
- the LOC118834797 gene encoding zinc finger protein 2 homolog isoform X1, which encodes MVPILLPSKDHQESVTFEDVAVDFTPEEWGHLHPSQKELYRDVMLENYQNLVWLGLTVSKPDVIEQLQQRKVVWLSEGDGSRITCTDWDPRPETRESTPKIGLSMEEPLQERIHMGSLHVSKLGKARECCALLEKQQSNEEKLFGHMQIFEMKTSNQVREHAYKKYNGGFCQGTVLFPEHKMSLGRNLLHQCDTEQRRVRLYSYLNKRKRISLKKMFSMCTVREKLLSYDSDLNENYSQRIGERTHLGNECDQTLSSSIDVSENQRIHIVEKYYESNKCRKAFSQKTGLLQHQRIHTREKPYACNEYKKAYPQKADITIHNRIHTGENALESNECEKVFKLKRTFTDNQNTHKVKKPYECNECGKAFSQKAGLNGHQNIHTGKNTYKCNECGKNFSQKSGLVYHLRIHTGEKLFECNECGKVFHKKIGLRSHQKIHSGEKPYECNECGKAFSHKAGLTCHEKIHTGEKPYECDTCGKAFSRKSVLTDHQKSHTGEKPYQCNECGKAFTRRTILTQHQKIHTGEKPYKCNECGKAFSQKIGLTCHQNIHTGEKPYECNNCGKAFSQKTGLTRHQKIHTGEKPYKCNECGKAFNQKRTLTEHQNIHTGEKPYECNECGKAFNQKNTLTEHQNIHTGEKPYECNECGKAFNQKKRLTKHQYIHTGEKPYECKECGKAFSQKRTLIEHQNIHTGEKPYECNECGKAFAQKTGLSKHQKCHSGEKPYECNQCGKAFTRRTRLTRHQKIHTGEKPYECNECGKAFRERTSLSQHQKIHTGEKPYQCNQCGKAFSRKTTLTDHQKTHRKKISSECRKAFSWKMTLEHQKFNIGEKLLEYNEGLLAEKTYY